The following are encoded together in the Methylomonas methanica MC09 genome:
- a CDS encoding YajQ family cyclic di-GMP-binding protein — translation MPSFDIVSELDSHEVTNAVDQANKEVATRFDFKGSNASFEQQDDSIVMKAESTFQLQQMLPILYAKMGKRGIDIACLESGKIQDTGKTAQQSIALKQGIESDMAKKIVKLIKDKKLKVQTAINGDKLRVTGKKRDDLQEVIQILRGEDLGQPLQFNNFRD, via the coding sequence ATGCCATCATTCGATATCGTTTCCGAACTGGACAGTCACGAAGTGACCAACGCCGTTGATCAGGCCAACAAAGAAGTCGCCACCCGCTTCGATTTCAAAGGCAGCAATGCCAGCTTCGAGCAACAGGACGACAGCATCGTCATGAAAGCCGAATCGACCTTTCAGCTACAGCAAATGCTGCCGATTCTGTACGCCAAAATGGGCAAACGCGGCATCGACATCGCTTGCCTGGAAAGCGGTAAGATTCAAGACACCGGCAAAACCGCCCAGCAATCCATCGCCTTGAAACAGGGCATAGAAAGCGATATGGCGAAAAAAATCGTCAAACTGATTAAAGATAAAAAGCTGAAAGTACAAACCGCCATCAATGGCGACAAATTACGCGTTACCGGCAAAAAGCGCGACGATTTACAGGAAGTAATTCAAATACTGCGCGGCGAAGATCTGGGCCAACCGCTGCAATTCAATAACTTCCGCGATTAA
- a CDS encoding glycine zipper domain-containing protein, whose product MKNRNKVVPILTSRVFRNGLYAQNKRYLAAVLAVLVATGCSNNDISKHLQGAAAGATQLQGAAAGVMAGAAFGSQVGGAQGVLIGALIGGFIGNQIGSRLGEEDKNN is encoded by the coding sequence ATGAAAAATCGAAATAAAGTGGTTCCAATCCTGACCAGCAGGGTATTTAGAAATGGCCTCTACGCCCAAAATAAGCGGTATCTAGCTGCAGTACTTGCGGTACTTGTCGCTACGGGCTGCTCTAACAACGACATATCCAAACATTTGCAAGGTGCTGCAGCTGGCGCTACACAACTGCAAGGCGCCGCAGCAGGCGTCATGGCAGGCGCGGCGTTTGGTTCTCAAGTTGGCGGTGCGCAAGGCGTGCTAATTGGTGCACTGATTGGTGGGTTCATCGGCAATCAGATTGGGTCTCGGTTGGGCGAGGAAGACAAAAACAATTAG
- a CDS encoding NBR1-Ig-like domain-containing protein produces the protein MPLFEFAEFIRSRADAQGLSMTELARKTGISRQALYGILDGSSGQAKVSTLISLASALKVHPVVLFRHLLHQLELPKFSTTGAKYQFDASGFVTETVPDHSSVTTGQIFCKTWEIQNIGHVTWQNRKLLCVDRPASSPRIIDGVQPPLYSERCLTPLQTSIDIPETLPGDTVLLSVQFKAPSYPCSIISYWKMADEHGDICFPDSEGLSCLVRVVSM, from the coding sequence TTGCCTTTATTCGAATTTGCCGAATTCATTCGAAGCCGAGCCGATGCGCAAGGATTAAGTATGACGGAGCTTGCCCGTAAGACAGGAATTTCCCGGCAAGCCTTGTATGGAATTTTAGATGGTTCTTCCGGCCAGGCGAAGGTATCGACGCTGATTTCCTTGGCAAGTGCATTAAAGGTGCATCCGGTGGTTTTGTTTCGACATCTATTGCACCAATTGGAGCTACCGAAGTTTTCGACTACCGGCGCGAAATACCAATTCGACGCCAGCGGTTTCGTGACGGAAACGGTGCCGGATCATTCCTCGGTCACGACAGGGCAGATATTTTGTAAAACCTGGGAAATTCAGAATATCGGCCATGTAACTTGGCAAAATCGCAAGTTGCTGTGCGTGGATCGGCCGGCGTCTTCTCCGCGCATCATTGACGGCGTCCAGCCGCCACTCTATTCAGAGCGGTGCCTGACGCCGCTCCAAACCAGTATTGATATTCCGGAAACCTTACCGGGCGACACGGTGTTACTGAGCGTACAGTTTAAAGCGCCATCTTATCCTTGCAGCATTATTTCTTACTGGAAAATGGCCGACGAACACGGCGATATTTGTTTCCCGGACTCAGAGGGGTTGTCGTGTTTGGTACGCGTAGTATCGATGTGA
- a CDS encoding TonB-dependent siderophore receptor, translating into MPNILEDIVVTETANSAYLSERSGSVTRTSAPILSTPYSVGVVNQPLLQDSLSYRLEDVAQFVSGVQASSADSGFNTDLRIRGFTTGGSAYLDGVLDNQRFQVRDLALIERVDILKGHSSVLYGSGSPGGTVNYVTKKPQARVAHQLSFATGSYDFNRLVADSTGPLNADKTLLYRVIATGQLSNSFMENVTNDRATIAPSLTWLYAEGGVLNLGFEYGYQNQPYRFDNVYTQNRVVFDQSYVDPRARSDRHYWRFSTALDQQLSKTWSLHFASHYFHVERDDVLLGFFTFVTPTTVSGYYRDIHDHYDQYSLRGEVHGEFEALGKHHWISGVERNDANDRLHSRRRIGGFTLNVFNPDFNHPLPSATRLDTGFKQVEYGFYSNDQVDLNDYWHVSGGLRYSLFDNDSSRNDVSTNLNQQGAMTYSGGVSFTPLPDLAGYYGYSQSFQANTATDHNLQVLPAKQGELHEVGVKTQWLDKRLGINAAVYRLQQSNLPGRDPVDPDYSVAIGKIHSHGFEFESVGQITQRLQLLANYSWIEAKFGGGTALKGNTFRSTPKHSSSAWAMYELPLALPGRLHLGGGLTYVGRRFGDDANSFKVPGYVRTDLSAHYQIDKLDFRIKVENLFDKRYVSSSIYDDTVIQGNRLLFQFLASIRFD; encoded by the coding sequence ATGCCAAATATTTTGGAAGACATTGTGGTGACCGAAACGGCAAACTCCGCTTATTTGAGCGAAAGGTCCGGCAGCGTGACACGCACCTCCGCGCCGATATTATCAACGCCTTATTCTGTTGGTGTCGTCAATCAGCCTTTGCTGCAAGACAGCTTGAGTTATCGTTTGGAAGACGTTGCGCAATTTGTCAGCGGCGTACAAGCCAGTTCCGCCGATTCCGGATTTAATACGGATTTGCGGATACGCGGATTTACCACTGGCGGTAGTGCTTATCTGGATGGGGTATTGGATAACCAGCGCTTTCAAGTGCGGGATCTGGCGTTGATCGAACGAGTGGATATTCTGAAAGGTCATTCCTCGGTACTGTACGGTTCAGGTTCGCCGGGCGGGACGGTGAATTATGTGACTAAAAAACCGCAGGCACGCGTTGCGCACCAGTTAAGTTTCGCGACCGGGAGTTATGATTTCAACCGGTTGGTAGCAGACAGCACTGGCCCCCTAAATGCCGACAAGACCTTGTTGTATCGTGTGATAGCGACCGGGCAACTTAGTAACAGTTTTATGGAAAACGTCACTAACGATAGAGCCACGATTGCGCCGTCATTGACCTGGCTATATGCCGAGGGCGGAGTATTGAATCTCGGGTTTGAATACGGTTATCAGAATCAGCCTTATCGGTTCGATAATGTGTATACACAAAACCGGGTGGTATTCGATCAATCCTATGTCGACCCGCGTGCCCGTTCGGATCGGCACTATTGGCGATTCAGCACTGCGCTGGATCAGCAATTGTCTAAAACCTGGTCGTTGCATTTTGCCAGCCATTACTTTCATGTCGAGCGCGACGACGTATTGCTGGGGTTTTTTACCTTCGTCACACCGACCACCGTCAGCGGCTATTACCGGGACATTCACGACCATTACGATCAATACAGCCTACGTGGGGAAGTGCATGGTGAATTTGAAGCCTTGGGTAAGCATCATTGGATCAGCGGCGTGGAACGCAATGATGCAAACGACAGATTGCACAGCCGGCGGCGCATCGGCGGCTTTACCTTGAATGTGTTCAATCCGGACTTTAATCACCCCTTACCCAGCGCTACCCGGCTGGATACGGGATTTAAACAGGTGGAATACGGTTTTTACAGCAACGACCAAGTTGATTTAAATGACTATTGGCACGTGTCCGGCGGTTTGCGTTATAGCCTGTTTGATAATGACAGCAGCAGAAACGACGTATCGACCAATCTCAATCAACAAGGGGCGATGACCTATAGTGGCGGCGTGTCGTTTACCCCATTACCGGATTTGGCGGGGTATTACGGCTACAGCCAGTCTTTTCAAGCCAATACCGCGACAGATCATAATTTGCAGGTTTTACCCGCCAAACAAGGCGAATTGCACGAAGTGGGTGTCAAAACTCAATGGCTCGATAAGCGTTTGGGGATTAATGCGGCTGTCTATCGTTTGCAACAAAGCAATTTACCAGGGCGTGATCCTGTCGATCCGGATTACAGTGTCGCCATTGGTAAAATTCACAGTCATGGCTTTGAATTCGAAAGCGTTGGACAAATTACGCAACGCCTGCAGCTATTGGCTAACTACAGCTGGATAGAAGCCAAATTCGGCGGCGGCACCGCTTTAAAAGGCAACACGTTCAGAAGTACGCCCAAACATAGCAGCAGCGCATGGGCGATGTATGAATTGCCTTTGGCACTGCCCGGAAGGCTACATTTAGGCGGCGGGTTGACCTATGTCGGGCGCCGGTTTGGTGACGATGCGAACAGCTTCAAGGTGCCGGGTTATGTTCGAACCGACCTGTCTGCACATTATCAGATCGATAAGCTTGATTTTCGCATCAAGGTCGAGAATTTATTCGATAAGCGCTATGTCAGCAGCTCAATTTACGACGATACCGTTATACAGGGAAATCGCTTGCTGTTTCAGTTTTTAGCCAGTATACGATTTGATTGA
- a CDS encoding glyoxalase superfamily protein translates to MQFQAIPIIRIFDEAKAKEFYLEFLGMSLDWEHRFESSFPIYMQVSKGNLLLHLSEHSGDCTPGSKTFVNTDELDALHREITSRGYRYSRPEITTAPWGDRVFEVIDPFSNRILFNERTNI, encoded by the coding sequence ATGCAATTTCAAGCCATCCCTATTATCCGAATCTTCGATGAAGCCAAGGCCAAAGAATTCTATTTGGAGTTTCTTGGTATGTCCCTGGATTGGGAGCATCGTTTCGAGTCGAGCTTCCCTATCTACATGCAGGTTTCTAAAGGTAATTTGCTTCTTCACCTCAGCGAGCACTCAGGAGATTGTACGCCGGGGTCAAAAACTTTCGTCAATACTGATGAGCTTGACGCTCTACACCGAGAAATTACTTCACGAGGTTACAGATACTCTCGGCCAGAAATCACGACTGCACCTTGGGGCGATAGGGTGTTCGAAGTGATAGATCCGTTTTCGAACAGAATTCTGTTCAATGAACGTACTAATATATAA
- a CDS encoding membrane protein, with the protein MLKRLLLIGMLFIPIAAWAFVKPVRIVAPQLAGVSCLNDTMCTDDVSRYQEAAKLYDEALHFVDLSVGSIENKPRVIFCNSDACFQSFGLGKRSAATIGTFGIVISPRAWKPYYVRHEMIHHLQNEKLGMIKAWREPKWFMEGMAYSLSEDPRQKLSDPFEQYRSKFESWYRQVGKERLWTEARNL; encoded by the coding sequence ATGTTGAAACGTCTATTGCTTATCGGCATGCTTTTCATCCCCATCGCTGCTTGGGCATTCGTTAAGCCCGTTCGAATTGTCGCACCTCAACTGGCTGGGGTTTCCTGCCTCAATGACACAATGTGTACAGATGATGTGTCCCGATATCAGGAAGCTGCCAAGCTGTACGATGAGGCTTTGCATTTTGTTGATTTATCTGTTGGGTCAATCGAGAATAAACCCCGCGTCATTTTCTGCAACTCCGACGCATGCTTTCAATCCTTCGGGTTGGGAAAGCGTTCAGCTGCAACTATTGGTACTTTTGGTATTGTTATCAGCCCTCGTGCATGGAAGCCATACTATGTTCGCCATGAAATGATTCACCACCTTCAGAATGAAAAACTGGGCATGATAAAAGCATGGCGTGAACCCAAATGGTTCATGGAGGGCATGGCGTACTCTCTCAGCGAAGATCCCCGTCAAAAGCTATCCGACCCTTTTGAGCAGTACCGCTCTAAATTTGAGAGTTGGTACAGGCAGGTGGGAAAAGAGCGGCTATGGACAGAAGCTCGCAACTTATGA
- a CDS encoding HD-GYP domain-containing protein — MPLRKLWPFRKKKKNFVSTAVEYSVPARVYTPVGLLKIGMYVIELDRPWLDSPFLFQGFEIQNEDEILQLRNSCDYVYIDTTKKRKRRFGKFLTQSQPLIDRVLDYGNPPPKLGTFESEIGRAEVVYRQVGEFVTETMARVYDGKTIDTKLAKEAVAECVRSILHSPDAFLWLIQLKNSDEYTAQHSLNVCVLSIALGRHINLSDANLQNVGLCGLMHDMGKMRVPSHILNKPGRLEPDEMEIMRGHTTQGFELLQSSDNMYPGAIRTALMHHEMLNGKGYPNQLVSHNIPLFTRMVTIADIYDAMTSDRVYQKGRTHLEATSIMADMSGESLEERLVTKFIESLGVYPPGCVVMLTNGAIAIVVEVNELVRLRPKIIMLLDADKQPLPEKVTNLADTPLDDRGQLITIRGIVRAQDYGVDIRHYYRNGVLQKGFASIG, encoded by the coding sequence ATGCCTCTACGAAAACTTTGGCCGTTTCGAAAAAAAAAGAAAAATTTTGTCAGCACCGCCGTTGAATACAGCGTACCGGCACGGGTTTACACACCGGTCGGCTTACTGAAAATCGGTATGTACGTCATCGAACTGGACCGCCCCTGGCTGGACAGCCCGTTTTTATTTCAAGGTTTCGAAATTCAAAACGAGGACGAAATCCTGCAATTAAGAAATTCTTGCGACTATGTCTATATCGATACCACCAAGAAGCGCAAACGCCGCTTCGGCAAATTTCTGACTCAGAGCCAACCGTTAATCGACCGGGTTTTGGATTACGGCAACCCACCGCCCAAACTCGGCACATTCGAGAGCGAAATTGGCCGCGCCGAAGTGGTCTATCGCCAGGTTGGCGAGTTCGTGACCGAAACCATGGCCCGCGTTTACGACGGCAAGACCATCGACACCAAACTGGCCAAGGAGGCCGTCGCCGAGTGCGTCAGAAGCATTTTGCATTCGCCGGATGCCTTCCTGTGGCTTATTCAGCTGAAAAACAGCGACGAATATACCGCGCAGCACAGCCTTAACGTCTGTGTGCTGTCGATCGCACTGGGCCGACACATCAATCTTTCCGATGCGAATCTGCAAAACGTCGGCTTGTGCGGACTGATGCACGACATGGGAAAAATGCGGGTTCCGAGCCACATTTTGAATAAACCCGGCCGGCTGGAACCGGACGAAATGGAGATCATGCGCGGCCATACCACCCAGGGTTTCGAGCTGCTGCAATCCAGCGACAATATGTATCCCGGCGCCATCAGAACCGCGCTGATGCACCATGAAATGTTGAACGGTAAAGGGTATCCAAACCAGCTCGTCAGTCACAATATCCCTTTGTTTACCCGCATGGTAACCATTGCCGATATTTACGACGCCATGACCAGCGACCGGGTCTATCAAAAGGGCCGCACCCACCTGGAAGCGACCAGTATCATGGCCGACATGAGCGGCGAAAGCCTGGAAGAGCGGCTGGTTACCAAATTTATCGAGTCCCTGGGCGTGTATCCGCCGGGCTGCGTGGTGATGCTGACCAACGGCGCCATCGCCATTGTGGTGGAAGTTAACGAACTGGTCAGATTACGCCCCAAAATTATTATGCTGCTGGATGCGGATAAACAACCCTTACCGGAAAAAGTAACCAATTTGGCCGATACGCCGTTAGACGATCGCGGCCAGCTGATCACAATCAGGGGCATAGTCAGAGCGCAAGATTACGGGGTCGATATTCGTCACTATTATCGGAACGGCGTTTTGCAAAAAGGCTTTGCGTCGATCGGATAA
- the creB gene encoding two-component system response regulator CreB, translating to MTDTRTVLIIEDEAAIAETICYALSTDGFQPHWRATGREGIACAEALRPPLVLLDIGLPDSNGFEVFRSLQSRFETPPAVIFLTARSEEVDRVVGLELGADDYIGKPFSPRELCARVRAVLRRSQPPATPPAATAGDSRFQVNPERFEVRYHGTCLSLTLHEFRLLHTLIQQPQRVFNREELLTRCWDAPEHRLDRAIDTHIKALRAKLNAVRPGEDAIKTHRGIGYSLQ from the coding sequence ATGACCGACACGCGTACCGTTCTTATCATCGAAGACGAAGCGGCCATCGCCGAAACGATCTGCTACGCGCTAAGCACGGACGGTTTTCAGCCGCATTGGCGCGCCACCGGCCGGGAAGGCATAGCCTGCGCCGAAGCCTTGCGCCCGCCCTTGGTTTTGTTGGACATAGGTTTACCGGACAGTAATGGCTTTGAAGTTTTCCGCAGCTTGCAATCCCGTTTCGAAACACCGCCCGCAGTGATATTCCTGACCGCCCGCAGCGAAGAGGTCGACCGCGTGGTCGGTCTGGAGCTGGGCGCGGACGACTATATCGGCAAACCGTTCAGTCCGCGGGAATTATGCGCCCGGGTGCGCGCCGTGCTGCGCCGCAGTCAACCGCCCGCCACACCCCCGGCCGCCACAGCCGGCGATTCGCGTTTTCAAGTCAACCCGGAACGCTTCGAGGTTCGCTACCACGGCACCTGCCTGAGCTTGACGCTGCATGAATTCCGTCTGTTGCATACATTAATTCAACAGCCGCAACGCGTCTTCAACCGCGAAGAATTGTTGACGCGCTGCTGGGATGCTCCCGAACATCGTCTGGACCGGGCCATAGACACCCATATCAAAGCCTTGCGCGCCAAGCTGAATGCGGTGCGGCCCGGTGAAGACGCCATCAAAACCCATCGCGGCATCGGTTACTCGCTGCAATAA
- the creC gene encoding two-component system sensor histidine kinase CreC, whose amino-acid sequence MTVRSRILLVFLLALASGFFALERWLSLELRPRYYQSFEEPLVDMANILAEIAGQEFDRPDPDFDRLQSALQRVYQRDPKADIYGLRKNDIDIRVYITDRNGMVIFDSYHKAVGQNFSKWRDVYLTLQGKYGVRSSPLTEIPLRRDDREARSIAYIAAPIYRNGDLVGVLSVGKPKVNVTQFILTARRDLLWAVAGVALLALATVTLLYLWISRPLHQVAQFAQRIAGGETLATPDLGDNEIGGVANAIAAMRQALDGKQYIERYTQTLAHELKSPLTSIKASAELLLEEMPPEQRQRFLDNIQAENQRALNLIQRLLELAAVENRQGIVEQKPLQLNEVIAEIADALHAALLRKKLVLNVDGNTDSVIVGERFLIKQALFNLIENAVAFSPIGGKITLVIARDPERTTITVRDQGPGVPDYAKDRIFERFYSLPSPGSPSRGSGLGLSFVREVMELHHGIVTLASDAQGTKATMEFPMANP is encoded by the coding sequence ATGACGGTCCGTTCCCGCATCCTGCTGGTGTTTTTGCTGGCCTTGGCCAGCGGTTTTTTTGCGCTGGAACGCTGGCTGAGTCTGGAACTGCGGCCGCGCTACTACCAGTCTTTCGAAGAACCGCTGGTGGATATGGCTAATATTCTGGCGGAAATCGCCGGCCAGGAATTCGACCGGCCCGATCCCGATTTCGACCGCCTGCAGTCCGCGTTGCAACGCGTCTACCAACGCGATCCAAAAGCGGATATCTACGGCTTGCGGAAAAACGATATCGACATCCGGGTCTACATCACAGACCGCAACGGTATGGTGATATTCGACAGCTACCATAAGGCGGTCGGCCAGAACTTTTCCAAATGGCGGGACGTGTATCTGACGCTGCAGGGCAAGTACGGCGTACGCTCGTCACCGTTAACGGAAATTCCGTTGCGGCGCGACGACCGTGAAGCCCGTTCCATCGCCTATATCGCCGCGCCGATTTATCGGAACGGCGATCTGGTCGGCGTGCTCAGCGTCGGCAAACCCAAGGTCAATGTCACCCAATTCATCCTGACCGCCCGCCGCGATCTATTGTGGGCGGTGGCCGGCGTGGCGCTGTTGGCGTTGGCAACCGTAACCCTGCTGTATCTATGGATCAGCCGGCCGCTTCACCAAGTAGCGCAATTTGCCCAGCGCATCGCTGGCGGCGAAACTCTGGCCACACCGGATCTGGGTGACAACGAAATCGGCGGCGTAGCCAACGCCATCGCCGCCATGCGGCAGGCGCTGGACGGCAAACAGTATATCGAACGCTATACGCAAACCCTGGCCCACGAATTGAAAAGCCCGCTGACATCGATCAAAGCCTCGGCGGAATTGCTGTTGGAAGAGATGCCGCCCGAGCAGCGGCAGCGCTTTCTCGATAACATCCAGGCCGAAAACCAGCGGGCGCTGAATTTGATTCAACGTTTACTGGAACTGGCTGCCGTGGAGAATCGGCAAGGCATCGTCGAACAAAAGCCGCTACAACTCAACGAAGTCATCGCGGAAATCGCCGACGCGCTGCACGCCGCCCTGCTGCGAAAAAAACTGGTACTGAACGTCGATGGCAACACCGATAGCGTCATCGTCGGCGAACGTTTTTTGATCAAGCAGGCCCTGTTCAATCTGATTGAAAATGCTGTAGCCTTTTCCCCTATCGGCGGCAAAATCACCCTCGTGATTGCCAGAGACCCCGAACGGACCACGATAACCGTCCGCGACCAAGGCCCCGGCGTGCCGGATTATGCCAAGGACAGAATATTCGAACGCTTTTACTCGCTACCGAGCCCCGGCAGCCCATCTCGCGGCTCCGGTTTGGGCCTGAGCTTCGTCAGGGAAGTGATGGAATTGCACCATGGCATTGTGACCTTAGCTTCCGACGCGCAGGGTACCAAGGCCACTATGGAATTTCCAATGGCGAACCCCTGA
- a CDS encoding thiopurine S-methyltransferase, producing MQSRDNVLWLQCWRDRQIDFHQQTINEFLPRFWPRLDLASGSRVFVPLCGKSLDMIWLAEQGHQVIGVELSPIAVADFFRENGLKPNRRRVNQFTLWQHGRISILCGDYFALKPADLGEIETVYDRAALTALPEDIRKQYVSHLCKIVPDTSEIFLLTTEDAAENETLGESLEIGEEITALYSQNFRIDLTHIESIFELDPDSPDRPATRAECKLYRLSNRAAA from the coding sequence ATGCAAAGCCGCGATAACGTACTTTGGCTACAATGCTGGCGCGACCGGCAAATCGACTTTCACCAGCAAACGATCAATGAGTTCCTGCCCCGCTTCTGGCCCAGGCTCGATCTGGCCTCGGGCAGTCGCGTTTTTGTGCCGCTATGCGGTAAAAGCCTGGATATGATCTGGCTTGCCGAGCAGGGCCATCAAGTCATCGGCGTGGAGTTGAGCCCGATCGCGGTCGCAGACTTTTTTCGAGAAAACGGTTTAAAACCGAACCGCCGGCGCGTGAATCAATTCACGCTATGGCAGCACGGCAGAATCAGCATACTTTGCGGGGACTACTTCGCGCTCAAACCGGCCGACTTAGGCGAAATTGAGACGGTATATGACAGAGCGGCGCTGACCGCACTGCCGGAAGATATACGCAAACAATACGTCTCTCATTTATGCAAAATCGTACCCGACACCAGCGAAATCTTTCTGCTGACGACAGAGGACGCGGCGGAAAACGAAACGCTCGGCGAATCGCTTGAGATCGGCGAAGAAATCACAGCCCTTTATTCCCAGAATTTCCGTATCGACCTGACTCATATTGAAAGCATCTTCGAGCTTGATCCCGATTCGCCGGATCGCCCGGCGACTCGCGCCGAATGCAAACTGTATCGATTATCCAACCGAGCCGCCGCCTGA
- a CDS encoding MORN repeat-containing protein translates to MKKAPFLTLLGIALFNAIFPPARATDSAASFEALQRQEKPPKQKPEKTPKKAVRKAKAQAAPKPSQATAPKAPDVEAQDCFEDADGETWCNVPEEIQPEAAIVETVHAPVADEQDSGSIISETAETSENARFQIEPIVAKPLALNSEDAKRIAQEAGDQAKLARTKALDAAIKARDAAAQALEATVTGLDFSGYASQTWPEGTRHAGQWQNGKPSGYGVRIWQDGKQYEGEWLDDKRHGYGVQTWRSGERYEGKWAQGRKNGFGVYAWEDGQNYQGEFTAGVIAGYGILTWPDGQRYQGEFAEDSFNGRGGLYSPKGSALKTGMWRDGELVK, encoded by the coding sequence ATGAAAAAAGCGCCATTCCTAACACTATTAGGTATTGCCTTGTTTAACGCCATATTTCCTCCTGCGAGGGCAACCGATAGCGCAGCCAGTTTTGAAGCTTTACAGCGTCAAGAAAAGCCCCCCAAGCAAAAGCCGGAAAAAACGCCTAAAAAAGCGGTACGTAAGGCTAAAGCCCAAGCCGCCCCAAAACCCTCTCAAGCAACTGCCCCAAAAGCGCCGGATGTTGAAGCCCAAGATTGCTTTGAGGATGCCGACGGCGAAACATGGTGCAATGTCCCGGAAGAGATACAACCCGAAGCCGCCATTGTAGAAACGGTGCATGCTCCCGTGGCCGACGAGCAGGACAGCGGAAGTATTATTAGCGAAACAGCCGAGACTTCCGAGAACGCCCGGTTTCAAATCGAACCCATAGTCGCCAAACCGCTGGCATTGAATTCCGAAGACGCCAAACGCATAGCGCAAGAGGCGGGCGATCAAGCCAAACTGGCCCGGACCAAAGCGCTGGACGCGGCAATCAAAGCTCGGGATGCCGCCGCCCAGGCGCTTGAAGCGACTGTAACCGGCCTGGACTTCAGCGGCTACGCTAGCCAGACCTGGCCGGAAGGTACGCGGCATGCTGGCCAGTGGCAAAACGGCAAACCGAGCGGCTATGGGGTAAGAATCTGGCAAGACGGCAAACAATACGAAGGCGAATGGCTGGACGACAAGCGCCACGGCTACGGCGTACAAACCTGGCGATCCGGCGAACGTTACGAAGGTAAATGGGCCCAGGGCAGAAAGAACGGTTTCGGCGTTTATGCCTGGGAAGACGGACAAAACTATCAGGGAGAATTCACTGCCGGCGTAATCGCCGGCTACGGGATACTGACTTGGCCCGATGGCCAACGTTACCAGGGCGAATTTGCCGAAGACAGCTTTAACGGGCGGGGCGGACTCTACAGCCCCAAGGGCAGCGCGTTGAAAACGGGTATGTGGCGGGACGGCGAACTGGTGAAATAA